One stretch of Astatotilapia calliptera chromosome 3, fAstCal1.2, whole genome shotgun sequence DNA includes these proteins:
- the LOC113012050 gene encoding interferon-induced very large GTPase 1-like, with the protein MKKISAEDLFVELYCEEVETPPTPCSICKDPRQQTDAGAPCCHVKKTLFNIDSELVSQHLETPAGEAKTYIVTSCSRHTHTRRHLVSILEDLNLKRYYREKQSRSKLLEIDEQMINDEPAKYKSDLPWYFLKELMMVNVTARNRIKHNDQSLITDMPNPLDIITALFLCSDGFVQQEMALKMSMCQFSVPLLLPNCDTNQCTLMLWAMRDIVKKYRPQSLSESKGFIEDRIVLSELPMISFVRLGECSSSKSEILNKLLSNSQQYHDTFVHRNMECGDSPRAIPNGLTEITWYLPCGNTNIDIFSQPVAVANLRGDIESFETQYSFLCQTSAAVFVFFGDLDESECSLLTNINQKTQIFLVGNGESNNEVLRTVANKLGLSNNNIITKKKQKNDADFVQTLRKKVRDVVKNSKIKMTIEQMADIAYKLGILVDEDSPECQTAKTNAEAITAEIHDIHKYKENQLPCQGELWKELTCLEKEEFRLQHIESRNIEDYRSELQMQKKQLRKKQNSYNMSTAITCFIIAISSPGTERFYFLKWMQMNLDNLSHVKLSELREKYKEKCKNSENKEEIKEIDRQISNSSLGTEHFFREMGQIYEASLSLPQTDPARQQLQHLPKLCAELLLDGFPLELVDGDASNIPLRWVSDVLSQLSDLVSPNRKILVVTVIGVQGTGKSTLLNTMFGVQFAVSSGRCTRGAFMSLIKIDEDMKKVLNCDFMLIIDTEGLKSPELAQLDNSYEHDNELATLVVGLSDVTIVNVAMENSTEMKDILQIVVHAFLRMKEVGKKPKCVFVHQNVSDVSAHEKNLRDRKLLLEQLNEMTQAAARMEKKEENKSFTDVMEYSPDTGNWYIPGLWNGNPPMAPVSAGYSEAVYELKKHIIQLLGNCQSSAKDILDFKEWMSNLWNAVKHESFIFSFRNNLVADLYMRLCTEFNKWEWEFKKEMYTWVTNAETRISNFGTIVAKSQFSDINEFLKRLKIEASTVLSTWETRLLENLRQYFKKTDGHVHLVEGYKEEFSSNVKSLRREMERSVFNQLTAAAEITQEMIEIDRIKENHIKEIENAVWLLINECWKNNVPMGETELENKFLKMWCETLKKLPCSEKQAEQIFTNASSYLRESLKHKGDVTLELLEKRLEDCGLVPFRYTAERYSNRVEEVGMFFDMQDYIMAAQKLADSIIDVCTQFVSEKVRRKKMYCDTYIKEILHITDENLEKNQDVKGDIMFEVFLKQHICGIAAIEFKKVYEENDPYKCLIKNKDRFCDDFKHVVNKEDQCQKKAEEFTNQCLKPAVQDFINQSLGPKIIDEMQTCEQFSTRMSFQCSILLDLLSKEDFKNYQRYIFSYQDYVKTWLLNQILEHCSTISEFEDRHLQSCIKDAINKAKTGKSHDLKTFVEDICKELGDKLVISKDALGAFMFLNNADKKQFADWLTVSVNEMEQVLRKEFQTLNFEVKLQQLHVQPENELFNKLVGCGKQCPFCKASCDAGGGGHTEHFALLHRPEGLGKYTWHVTNKLVTDICSSSVISEQCFSCIDTNGRWHPYKNYKEIYPGWKIPPDSSLEASDYWKYVMAKYNTDLAKEYNANPADIPESWNDITKEQAEKSLKKSFNIK; encoded by the exons ATGAAG aaaatcagtgCCGAAGACTTGTTTGTTGAGCTTTACTGCGAGGAAGTAGAGACCCCTCCAACTCCATGCAGTATCTGCAAAGATCCCCGCCAACAGACTGATGCAGGag CTCCTTGTTGTCATGTgaaaaaaacactgtttaatATCGACAGTGAGTTAGTGTCTCAGCATTTGGAGACTCCTGCTGGTGAAGCTAAGACCTACATTGTGACCAGCTGcagcagacatacacacacaa GGAGGCACCTGGTGAGCATACTGGAAGACTTGAACTTGAAGCGGTACTACAGGGAGAAACAATCACGTAGCAAATTACTTGAGATTGATGAGCAGATGATTAATGATGAACCTGCCAAGTATAAATCAGACCTCCCATGGTATTTTCTAAAGGAACTGATGATGGTTAATGTCACAGCTAGAAATAGGATAAAACATAATGATCAATCATTGATCACAGACATGCCAAACCCACTCGACATAATCACTGCTCTCTTTCTGTGTTCTGATGGTTTTGTACAGCAGGAAATGGCACTAAAAATGTCCATGTGTCAGTTctctgttcctctgctgcttccCAATTGTGACACCAATCAGTGCACACTCATGCTGTGGGCCATGAGAGACATTGTTAAAAAGTACAGACCTCAGTCTCTGTCAGAATCCAAGGGCTTCATTGAAGACAGAATCGTTCTCTCTGAACTTCCAATGATCTCTTTTGTCAGACTGGGTGAGTGCTCCTCGTCCAAGTCAGAGATTCTCAATAAGCTTCTGAGCAATTCTCAGCAGTACCATGACACCTTTGTTCACCGCAACATGGAGTGTGGTGACAGTCCAAGAGCAATACCCAATGGACTGACTGAGATTACTTGGTATCTTCcttgtggaaacacaaacaTTGATATTTTCAGTCAGCCAGTGGCTGTAGCTAACCTTCGTGGGGACATTGAATCTTTTGAAACACAATACTCCTTTCTGTGTCAGACATCTGCagcagtttttgtgttcttcGGCGATTTGGATGAGTCTGAGTGCAGTCTACTCACTAACATAAACCAAAAGACACAGATCTTCTTGGTTGGTAATGGTGAAAGTAATAACGAGGTTTTAAGAACAGTAGCAAACAAATTGGGCTTGAGTAACAACAACATCATAActaagaagaaacagaaaaatgatgCAGATTTTGTACAAACtttgagaaaaaaagtcagagaTGTGGTGAAGAACTCAAAGATTAAGATGACAATAGAGCAGATGGCAGACATTGCCTATAAACTGGGAATCCTGGTTGATGAAGACTCTCCAGAGTGTCAGACTGCAAAGACAAATGCAGAAGCCATCACTGCTGAAATTCATGACAtccataaatacaaagaaaatcagcTTCCGTGTCAAGGTGAATTATGGAAAGAACTGACCTGCTTAGAGAAGGAAGAATTTCGACTTCAACATATCGAGTCTAGAAATATTGAAGATTACAGAAGTGAACTTCAGatgcagaaaaaacaactgAGGAAAAAGCAGAACTCTTATAACATGTCAACAGCTATTACATGTTTCATCATTGCAATATCAAGCCCAGGAACAGAGaggttttatttcctgaaatGGATGCAAATGAACCTCGATAACCTGTCTCATGTAAAACTGTCTGAACTCCGggagaaatataaagaaaaatgtaagaaCTCTGAGAACAAAGAGGAGATCAAAGAGATTGACAGACAAATTTCCAACAGCTCACTGGGGACTGAACACTTCTTCCGTGAAATGGGTCAGATCTATGAAGCCTCACTGTCCCTTCCACAAACAGATCCAGCACGTCAACAGCTGCAGCATCTGCCCAAACTGTGTGCAGAGTTGTTGCTTGATGGATTTCCCCTTGAGCTTGTAGATGGAGATGCATCCAACATCCCTCTCAGATGGGTGAGTGATGTTCTCTCTCAGCTCAGTGACTTGGTGTCTCCAAACAGAAAGATACTGGTAGTCACAGTTATTGGAGTTCAGGGCACAGGAAAGTCCACTCTCCTTAACACCATGTTTGGAGTGCAGTTTGCGGTCAGCAGTGGTCGATGTACTCGAGGTGCTTTTATGTCGCTCATCAAAATCGATGAAGATATGAAAAAAGTCCTAAACTGTGACTTCATGCTGATCATTGACACTGAGGGCTTAAAGTCACCAGAACTTGCACAACTGGACAACAGCTATGAGCACGACAATGAGCTTGCTACACTTGTTGTGGGGCTGAGTGATGTCACCATTGTCAATGTTGCAATGGAGAATTCGACTGAAATGAAGGACATCCTACAAATAGTTGTGCATGCTTTTCTCAGGATGAAGGAGGTGGGCAAAAAGcctaaatgtgtgtttgttcaccAGAATGTGTCCGATGTTTCAGCCCATGAGAAGAACTTACGAGACAGGAAACTGCTCCTGGAACAGTTAAATGAGATGACCCAGGCagcagctagaatggaaaagaaagaggagaacaAGAGCTTCACTGATGTGATGGAGTACAGTCCAGACACTGGGAACTGGTACATTCCTGGACTCTGGAATGGAAACCCGCCAATGGCACCAGTCAGTGCAGGCTACAGTGAGGCTGTATATGAGCTCAAGAAACACATCATCCAACTGCTGGGAAACTGTCAGTCATCGGCCAAGGATATCTTGGATTTTAAAGAGTGGATGTCAAACCTATGGAATGCAGTAAAGCACGAAAGCTTCATCTTCAGCTTCAGAAACAATCTCGTAGCTGATTTATACATGAGACTCTGCACAGAATTCAACAAATGGGAGTGGGAATTCAAAAAAGAGATGTACACCTGGGTAACAAACGCAGAAACAAGAATTTCCAATTTTGGTACAATTGTAgcaaaatctcagttttctgaCATCAATGAATTTCTCAAACGTTTGAAAATTGAAGCCTCCACAGTGCTGTCCACATGGGAGACAAGACTTCTAGAAAATCTGAGACAATATTTTAAGAAAACAGACGGTCATGTTCATCTTGTCGAAGGATATAAAGAAGAATTTTCAAGCAATGTAAAGAGCCTTCGGCGTGAAATGGAAAGGAGTGTTTTTAATCaactcacagcagcagcagaaatcaCACAGGAAATGATAGAAATTGATCGAATCAAAGAGAATCACATAAAAGAGATTGAAAATGCAGTTTGGCTACTGATTAATGAGTGTTGGAAAAATAATGTTCCGATGGGAGAGACAGAACTTGAAAATAAGTTTCTCAAGATGTGGTGTGAAACACTGAAGAAACTTCCTTGTTCTGAAAAGCAAGCTGAGCAAATCTTTACCAATGCATCATCTTATCTGAGAGAAAGCCTGAAACATAAAGGGGACGTTACACTTGAACTCTTAGAAAAAAGGCTGGAAGATTGTGGTTTGGTACCTTTCAGATATACAGCTGAAAGATACTCAAATAGAGTTGAGGAAGTAGGTATGTTTTTTGACATGCAAGATTACATAATGGCTGCACAAAAACTGGCTGACAGCATCATAGATGTTTGCACTCAGTTTGTGAGTGAaaaagtgagaaggaaaaaaatgtactgTGACACATACATCAAGGAGATCCTACACATCACTGATGAGAACCTTGAGAAAAATCAAGACGTCAAGGGAGACATTATGTTTGAAGTTTTTCTAAAACAGCACATCTGTGGAATTGCAGCCATAGAGTTTAAGAAAGTGTATGAAGAAAATGATCCCTACAAATGTTTGATTAAGAACAAGGACAGGTTTTGTGATGATTTCAAACATGTGGTTAATAAAGAAGACCAATGTcaaaagaaagcagaagaaTTCACCAACCAGTGCTTGAAGCCTGCTGTTCAAGACTTTATCAATCAGTCCCTGGGTCCTAAAATCATTGATGAAATGCAGACATGTGAGCAGTTCAGCACACGAATGTCCTTCCAGTGTTCAATTTTACTGGATCTGCTTTCGAAGGAGGATTTTAAAAACTACCAGAGATATATTTTCTCATATCAGGATTATGTAAAGACATGGCTACTCAACCAAATACTGGAGCACTGCTCAACAATATCTGAGTTTGAGGACAGACATCTCCAGTCATGTATAAAAGATGCCATCAACAAGGCAAAAACAGGAAAGAGTCATGACTTGAAGACATTTGTTGAAGATATTTGTAAAGAACTTGGTGATAAACTGGTAATTTCCAAAGATGCTCTTGgtgctttcatgtttttgaaCAATGCTGACAAGAAACAGTTTGCTGACTGGCTCACAGTGTCTGTGAATGAGATGGAACAAGTTCTGAGAAAAGAGTTTCAGACACTGAACTTTGAAGTGAAACTACAGCAGCTCCATGTGCAGCCTGAGAATGAGCTTTTCAACAAACTGGTTGGTTGTGGCAAACAGTGTCCATTCTGCAAAGCTTCCTGTGacgcaggaggaggaggccatACTGAGCACTTTGCTCTACTGCATAGGCCAGAGGGTCTGGGTAAATACACTTGGCATGTAACAAACAAACTTGTCACTGACATATGCTcttcctctgtgatcagtgAGCAGTGTTTTAGCTGCATTGATACAAATGGTAGATGGCACCCTTACAAGAATTACAAGGAaatttacccaggctggaaaaTCCCTCCAGATTCGAGCCTTGAGGCATCAGACTACTGGAAATATGTAATGGCAAAGTACAACACGGACCTTGCCAAAGAATATAATGCAAACCCTGCTGATATTCCTGAAAGTTGGAATGACATCACAAAAGAGCAGGCAGAAAAAAGCCTCAAGAAATCATTTAACATCAAGTAA